The Streptomyces halobius genomic interval GATCGTCGATCGCTGGCTGACTGCCAACAGGCAACTGCAGAACTACGCCCGACCGTTCCTCATCTGGGCTGCCAACTGCCACTTAGCGCCCGAGAACGTCGCCATCGCCACCGCGACCAAGACCGTCGACCGATCCATCATGACCGACGCCGACCGCATCATCACCGCACTCAACCTGGAGACCGACGAGTCCTTGCAGATCCTCGACCGCGTCGCAGGATGCCTCGTGCTGCAATACGGACAGATGGCCGACCGGCTGGTCAACCTCACCATCGACCAGGTCCTTTCCCACCCCGAAGAACCCGGCGTCCTCGGCCTTCAGCTCGGCCGAGATCCGCTCTGGCTACGGCCCCGCTTATCAGCCCTACTCCACCAGCTGATCAACGAACGTCGCCCTCTCGCAGCACCACTCCGAACTCGCGAGACGCCATACCTTTTCCCCGGCCTTCGTCCCGACCGACCGATGACCTCCCACACGTTGCAACAACGGCTGACCCGCCTCGGCATTCCAACCGTCAGCAAGGCCCGCAACGGCGCCTGGCTCGCCATGGTCGGGGCCGTCCACTGGAAGATGCTCGCCGACCTTCTCGGCATCGCCGACGGCACAGCACACCACTGGCACAAGCTCAACGGCGGAGACCGCGCCAGCTACGTCGCCAGCCGGCTCAAAGCCGCCCAGACACCTACCGAACCCGAATAGCCAACAAGACCTCCTTGACGGGCTAAGACCGCGTCACACACGGTGAGCACGCTCCAGGGCATTCGGTGCCTCCCAATATTGCTGGCCACCAGCAGCCGCTGTCGAGATCGACCGCCCGACCAGCAATGGCAAGAGGCACGTCACGACGTGGAGGCCGATCCACGGGTGGACGGACGCGGAGGTCTGGAAGGAGGTCGCGCGTAGCGGCCTGCCGTACCAGGAGGCGTACGACTGGGGCATGAGCCGCCTCAGCTGCAGTTTCTGCGTTTTGGGGTGTGAGGCGGACGTCGTCCTCGCCGCGCGGCTGCGCCCGAAGAAGGCCGCCCAATACGTCACCGTCGAGAAGAAGGTCGGCGCCGACTTCAAGAACGGCTTGTCGATGAGGGAGATCGTCGAGCGCGCCAAGGCGCCGGACGCCGAACACGGCGAACTGCCGCGGCCCCCACGCGGCACCGCGCTTTCCCGCTACGTCGGCAAAAAGGCCACCCGCAAGTACCTCGCTTGCGTCGACCAAGGACGCCTCGACCTCGCGGCCTGACCACCCCGTTCCGCCCAGGGCCGGAGAGCAACCGGCCCCGCAGACCCGAACCTGAAAGGCCCGCTCCGTGCGCGCCGCCACCATGCCCGCGCCCGTCCTCGTCTGCGAGACCGACGACAACGAGACGTGGCTGCTGCTGCGCCTCGGCGACAGGTTCGTCGGCTACCTGGACGTTATCGACTGCGGCGACGAGCTGTGGGTTATGGAGGTGGGTGTCCACCCCGACCACCGTGGCCACGGGCACGGCACACGGCTGCTGAAGGCCCTGCTCGATGGGAACCCCGGCTCGCAGATCGCCCTCTCGTGCGGCTCGTTCGCACCGGGCCATGTGTGGCGCCGCGCCCCGGAGGGCCTGACTGACCCGGTGCTTGCCGCCTGGTACGCGCGGCACGGCTTCCGCCTGGAACCCGACGACGAGGACGGCCGCCGCATGGTGCGCCTGCCCTGACACCCGGGTAGCGCTTCCCCTGCGCCGTACGGATGAGCTGATGCTGCCAGCCCCGAGAGCGCCGCAACGACGAGACTCCGGTTAGCCGGGGCCTCGTCGTTTACGGCCCCTGCCAGCTGCGTGGCGAAGGCCCCGGATCAGGCCCGGACCTGCAGGATGCAGGGAGCGGAATCAGCCATTGCCAGTGGCATGCCGTACTTTTCGGCCATGCAGATACGATCCGTGCTGTCCGCCGCCCTCGCCGCGGTGGTGGCAGCCACGACCCTGACGGCCATGGGCAGCCCCGCCCAGGCCGCCAGCCAAGCGCAGACCTGCTCTCGACAGGTCGCCGTACGCGAGAGCACCAGCGAGATCACGCGCTTGTACGACGTGACGGTGCGCCTGCCTCACTGAGCGGCAGCACCTTGAACGGCGAGAGCCCCGGACGGTTGTCCGGGGCTCTGCGCTTGTTCGGCGCGGCGTCAGGCCAGCAGAAAGGCGGCGGCGGTCGCAGCTCCCAGCGAGGCACCGGCCACAGTCTGGGCGACGGAATGGTAGGTGAGTGCCACCCGGGACCAGCACACTGCCGCCGTGAGGGTGTAGGCGAGCAGCCACCATGGGGAGTGGACGACGGCCAGCAGCGCGGGGACGGCGGAGGCGACCGCGCTGTCCACGCTGATTTTCCAGACGGTGTTCACCGTCAGCAGCACAACGGTCATGGCCCACAGGGCGAGCATGGCGACGAGGATGCCGGTCGGTGCGTGGCCGAGCACCATGGCGAGCGATCCGAGGCCGATCGACGCCAGGATGACGAAGAAGATCGGGGCCCGCTTCGTGCGGTCCACCACGTGCCGGTCACCCCAAGTGCCGCGTTTGCGCTCCCACTCGATGTAACCCGCCGGGATGAGCCCGGCGCACAGTGCACCGAGCAGGCCCCAGGGGATGCCGGTCCAGTCACCGGCGGCCGCCAGGCCGATGCCGACCATGCCGACCACGAGAACGTTGCGG includes:
- a CDS encoding GNAT family N-acetyltransferase, translating into MRAATMPAPVLVCETDDNETWLLLRLGDRFVGYLDVIDCGDELWVMEVGVHPDHRGHGHGTRLLKALLDGNPGSQIALSCGSFAPGHVWRRAPEGLTDPVLAAWYARHGFRLEPDDEDGRRMVRLP